A window from Peromyscus leucopus breed LL Stock chromosome 8a, UCI_PerLeu_2.1, whole genome shotgun sequence encodes these proteins:
- the Il20ra gene encoding interleukin-20 receptor subunit alpha isoform X1 produces the protein MRAPGTPAPGRPALPRLLPGLPGLLLLLLLLLSASGRAVPCVSGGLPKPTNISFLSVNMKNVLHWKPPQGLRGVEVTYMVQYFIRYGQKKWLSASECTNISRTYCDLSAETSDYEHQYYAKVKAIQETKCSEWVETGRFYPFLETQVGPPEVALTSGEKSISIALTAPEKWKRNPTDDTVSMQQIYSNLRYNVSLYDTKSRRRWSQCITNSTLVLSWLEPSTLYCVHVESFVPGPPRLTLPSQKQCISTLEDQMSALKVKVIFWYVLPTSVIVFLFSVIGYSIYRYIHVGKEKHPSNLILIYGNEIKRVLEPAETITLNFITLNVLDDSKISQKDMSFLEKSSDGSSFNDPEFSESQEPHLEEMEGQHVGYSSHLVDVVCSAEQRDKNARLAHHEWLSSTMPTGEADAEPEYGIPTDFYRQAEDHQSCGQDEASRAGELSEPQAALANLGPPLEDLHHPGQEHPGSEEGPEEESSTTLVDWDPQTGRLCIPSLPSFGQDPVDYGHCERDRLSEDGLLFRFYENQAPDKPEDEDENYLVQFMVEWGLHVHMES, from the exons TTCCTTGTGTCTCTGGCGGTTTGCCTAAACCTACAAATATCAGCTTCTTATCTGTCAACATGAAGAATGTCCTGCATTGGAAGCCACCCCAGGGTCTACGTGGAGTTGAAGTCACGTACATGGTGCAGTATTTCAT CAGATATGGGCAGAAGAAATGGCTGAGTGCATCTGAATGCACCAACATCAGCAGGACCTACTGCGATCTCTCTGCAGAGACCTCAGACTATGAGCATCAGTACTATGCCAAGGTGAAGGCCATTCAGGAAACCAAGTGCTCCGAATGGGTTGAAACGGGACGGTTCTATCCTTTCTTAGAAA CACAAGTTGGCCCACCAGAGGTTGCCCTGACAAGTGGCGAGAAGTCCATCTCTATTGCCCTGACAGCAccagagaaatggaaaagaaatccCACAGATGACACTGTTTCTATGCAACAAATATACTCCAATCTGAGATACAACGTGTCTCTGTACGACACTAAATCCAGAAGAAGG TGGTCACAGTGTATCACCAACAGCACACTGGTACTCAGCTGGCTGGAACCGAGCACTCTGTACTGTGTCCATGTGGAGTCCTTTGTCCCAGGGCCTCCTCGCCTCACTCTGCCTTCTCAGAAGCAATGCATTAGTACTCTGGAAG ATCAAATGTCAGCACTGAAGGTTAAAGTCATCTTCTGGTATGTCTTGCCCACATCTGTAAtcgtctttcttttttctgtgattGGCTACTCAATTTACCGTTACATCCACGTTGGCAAAGAAAAACACCCATCGAATTTG attttgatttatggaaatgaaattaaaagagtCTTGGAGCCTGCTGAAACAATTACGCTTAATTTTATCACCCTCAATGTGTTGGATGATTCTAAAATTTCTCAAAAGGATATGAGCTTCCTGGAAAAAAGCAGTGATGGTTCCAGCTTTAACGACCCTGAGTTCAGTGAGAGCCAGGAGCCCCatctggaggagatggaggggcaGCATGTAGGATACTCTTCGCATTTGGTGGATGTTGTCTGTAGTGCTGAGCAAAGAGACAAAAATGCTCGCCTAGCCCATCACGAATGGCTCAGCAGCACCATGCCCACAGGGGAGGCAGACGCTGAACCTGAGTATGGTATCCCAACTGATTTCTACAGGCAGGCCGAAGACCACCAGTCCTGTGGGCAGGACGAGGCATCCAGAGCAGGAGAATTATCTGAGCCTCAGGCAGCTTTAGCAAACTTGGGCCCACCTCTTGAAGACCTACATCACCCGGGACAGGAGCATCCTGGCTCAGAAGAGGGGCCAGAGGAAGAGTCATCCACAACACTGGTGGATTGGGACCCTCAAACTGGCAGGCTGTGCATCCCTTCCTTACCTAGCTTTGGCCAGGATCCTGTGGACTACGGACATTGTGAGAGAGACCGGCTTTCAGAGGATGGTCTTTTGTTCAGATTCTATGAGAACCAGGCACCTGACAAGCCAGAGGACGAAGATGAAAACTATCTTGTACAATTTATGGTGGAATGGGGGTTACACGTACACATGGAAAGCTAA
- the Il20ra gene encoding interleukin-20 receptor subunit alpha isoform X2, with amino-acid sequence MRAPGTPAPGRPALPRLLPGLPGLLLLLLLLLSASGRAVPCVSGGLPKPTNISFLSVNMKNVLHWKPPQGLRGVEVTYMVQYFIYGQKKWLSASECTNISRTYCDLSAETSDYEHQYYAKVKAIQETKCSEWVETGRFYPFLETQVGPPEVALTSGEKSISIALTAPEKWKRNPTDDTVSMQQIYSNLRYNVSLYDTKSRRRWSQCITNSTLVLSWLEPSTLYCVHVESFVPGPPRLTLPSQKQCISTLEDQMSALKVKVIFWYVLPTSVIVFLFSVIGYSIYRYIHVGKEKHPSNLILIYGNEIKRVLEPAETITLNFITLNVLDDSKISQKDMSFLEKSSDGSSFNDPEFSESQEPHLEEMEGQHVGYSSHLVDVVCSAEQRDKNARLAHHEWLSSTMPTGEADAEPEYGIPTDFYRQAEDHQSCGQDEASRAGELSEPQAALANLGPPLEDLHHPGQEHPGSEEGPEEESSTTLVDWDPQTGRLCIPSLPSFGQDPVDYGHCERDRLSEDGLLFRFYENQAPDKPEDEDENYLVQFMVEWGLHVHMES; translated from the exons TTCCTTGTGTCTCTGGCGGTTTGCCTAAACCTACAAATATCAGCTTCTTATCTGTCAACATGAAGAATGTCCTGCATTGGAAGCCACCCCAGGGTCTACGTGGAGTTGAAGTCACGTACATGGTGCAGTATTTCAT ATATGGGCAGAAGAAATGGCTGAGTGCATCTGAATGCACCAACATCAGCAGGACCTACTGCGATCTCTCTGCAGAGACCTCAGACTATGAGCATCAGTACTATGCCAAGGTGAAGGCCATTCAGGAAACCAAGTGCTCCGAATGGGTTGAAACGGGACGGTTCTATCCTTTCTTAGAAA CACAAGTTGGCCCACCAGAGGTTGCCCTGACAAGTGGCGAGAAGTCCATCTCTATTGCCCTGACAGCAccagagaaatggaaaagaaatccCACAGATGACACTGTTTCTATGCAACAAATATACTCCAATCTGAGATACAACGTGTCTCTGTACGACACTAAATCCAGAAGAAGG TGGTCACAGTGTATCACCAACAGCACACTGGTACTCAGCTGGCTGGAACCGAGCACTCTGTACTGTGTCCATGTGGAGTCCTTTGTCCCAGGGCCTCCTCGCCTCACTCTGCCTTCTCAGAAGCAATGCATTAGTACTCTGGAAG ATCAAATGTCAGCACTGAAGGTTAAAGTCATCTTCTGGTATGTCTTGCCCACATCTGTAAtcgtctttcttttttctgtgattGGCTACTCAATTTACCGTTACATCCACGTTGGCAAAGAAAAACACCCATCGAATTTG attttgatttatggaaatgaaattaaaagagtCTTGGAGCCTGCTGAAACAATTACGCTTAATTTTATCACCCTCAATGTGTTGGATGATTCTAAAATTTCTCAAAAGGATATGAGCTTCCTGGAAAAAAGCAGTGATGGTTCCAGCTTTAACGACCCTGAGTTCAGTGAGAGCCAGGAGCCCCatctggaggagatggaggggcaGCATGTAGGATACTCTTCGCATTTGGTGGATGTTGTCTGTAGTGCTGAGCAAAGAGACAAAAATGCTCGCCTAGCCCATCACGAATGGCTCAGCAGCACCATGCCCACAGGGGAGGCAGACGCTGAACCTGAGTATGGTATCCCAACTGATTTCTACAGGCAGGCCGAAGACCACCAGTCCTGTGGGCAGGACGAGGCATCCAGAGCAGGAGAATTATCTGAGCCTCAGGCAGCTTTAGCAAACTTGGGCCCACCTCTTGAAGACCTACATCACCCGGGACAGGAGCATCCTGGCTCAGAAGAGGGGCCAGAGGAAGAGTCATCCACAACACTGGTGGATTGGGACCCTCAAACTGGCAGGCTGTGCATCCCTTCCTTACCTAGCTTTGGCCAGGATCCTGTGGACTACGGACATTGTGAGAGAGACCGGCTTTCAGAGGATGGTCTTTTGTTCAGATTCTATGAGAACCAGGCACCTGACAAGCCAGAGGACGAAGATGAAAACTATCTTGTACAATTTATGGTGGAATGGGGGTTACACGTACACATGGAAAGCTAA
- the Il20ra gene encoding interleukin-20 receptor subunit alpha isoform X3, whose product MSCIGSHPRVYVELKSRTWCSISSQVGPPEVALTSGEKSISIALTAPEKWKRNPTDDTVSMQQIYSNLRYNVSLYDTKSRRRWSQCITNSTLVLSWLEPSTLYCVHVESFVPGPPRLTLPSQKQCISTLEDQMSALKVKVIFWYVLPTSVIVFLFSVIGYSIYRYIHVGKEKHPSNLILIYGNEIKRVLEPAETITLNFITLNVLDDSKISQKDMSFLEKSSDGSSFNDPEFSESQEPHLEEMEGQHVGYSSHLVDVVCSAEQRDKNARLAHHEWLSSTMPTGEADAEPEYGIPTDFYRQAEDHQSCGQDEASRAGELSEPQAALANLGPPLEDLHHPGQEHPGSEEGPEEESSTTLVDWDPQTGRLCIPSLPSFGQDPVDYGHCERDRLSEDGLLFRFYENQAPDKPEDEDENYLVQFMVEWGLHVHMES is encoded by the exons ATGTCCTGCATTGGAAGCCACCCCAGGGTCTACGTGGAGTTGAAGTCACGTACATGGTGCAGTATTTCAT CACAAGTTGGCCCACCAGAGGTTGCCCTGACAAGTGGCGAGAAGTCCATCTCTATTGCCCTGACAGCAccagagaaatggaaaagaaatccCACAGATGACACTGTTTCTATGCAACAAATATACTCCAATCTGAGATACAACGTGTCTCTGTACGACACTAAATCCAGAAGAAGG TGGTCACAGTGTATCACCAACAGCACACTGGTACTCAGCTGGCTGGAACCGAGCACTCTGTACTGTGTCCATGTGGAGTCCTTTGTCCCAGGGCCTCCTCGCCTCACTCTGCCTTCTCAGAAGCAATGCATTAGTACTCTGGAAG ATCAAATGTCAGCACTGAAGGTTAAAGTCATCTTCTGGTATGTCTTGCCCACATCTGTAAtcgtctttcttttttctgtgattGGCTACTCAATTTACCGTTACATCCACGTTGGCAAAGAAAAACACCCATCGAATTTG attttgatttatggaaatgaaattaaaagagtCTTGGAGCCTGCTGAAACAATTACGCTTAATTTTATCACCCTCAATGTGTTGGATGATTCTAAAATTTCTCAAAAGGATATGAGCTTCCTGGAAAAAAGCAGTGATGGTTCCAGCTTTAACGACCCTGAGTTCAGTGAGAGCCAGGAGCCCCatctggaggagatggaggggcaGCATGTAGGATACTCTTCGCATTTGGTGGATGTTGTCTGTAGTGCTGAGCAAAGAGACAAAAATGCTCGCCTAGCCCATCACGAATGGCTCAGCAGCACCATGCCCACAGGGGAGGCAGACGCTGAACCTGAGTATGGTATCCCAACTGATTTCTACAGGCAGGCCGAAGACCACCAGTCCTGTGGGCAGGACGAGGCATCCAGAGCAGGAGAATTATCTGAGCCTCAGGCAGCTTTAGCAAACTTGGGCCCACCTCTTGAAGACCTACATCACCCGGGACAGGAGCATCCTGGCTCAGAAGAGGGGCCAGAGGAAGAGTCATCCACAACACTGGTGGATTGGGACCCTCAAACTGGCAGGCTGTGCATCCCTTCCTTACCTAGCTTTGGCCAGGATCCTGTGGACTACGGACATTGTGAGAGAGACCGGCTTTCAGAGGATGGTCTTTTGTTCAGATTCTATGAGAACCAGGCACCTGACAAGCCAGAGGACGAAGATGAAAACTATCTTGTACAATTTATGGTGGAATGGGGGTTACACGTACACATGGAAAGCTAA